In Kordia antarctica, the following proteins share a genomic window:
- a CDS encoding endonuclease/exonuclease/phosphatase family protein, which yields MKNLKSLVILAFLLASTHGWAQKKKQFKVQTIAFYNVENLFDTINDPLKDDEKSPMMEIQRDRSKIYADKISKLARVISDIGYDVAKTSPAILGVAEVENKQVLEDLVNDPQLKDSDYGIIHFDSPDKRGIDVGLLYKQDIFQPHSFSKHPLFIYNGDKRVYTRDQLLVSGVLDGEEIHIIVNHWPSRSGGEARSRPKRVKAAELNKRIIDSLQNVDKNAKIFTIGDMNDDPFNASMKDVLKTKDDREDVKGKDLFNPMGGMAKSGNGTLAYRDGWNLFDQIIFTAPLLEKDYSEYRYYKAGIYNKTYLSNKRGRYKGYPFRSFSSGSYTGGYSDHFPVYVHLIKEVK from the coding sequence ATGAAAAACCTTAAATCCTTAGTAATACTTGCTTTTTTATTAGCATCTACCCACGGTTGGGCACAGAAAAAGAAGCAATTTAAAGTACAAACGATTGCATTTTATAATGTAGAAAATTTGTTTGATACTATTAATGATCCATTGAAAGACGACGAGAAAAGTCCGATGATGGAAATTCAAAGAGATCGTTCAAAGATATATGCAGATAAAATCTCAAAACTTGCGCGCGTTATTTCCGATATTGGCTATGATGTTGCCAAAACATCACCCGCTATTTTAGGTGTAGCCGAAGTTGAGAATAAGCAAGTGTTGGAAGATTTGGTAAATGATCCTCAGTTGAAAGATTCTGATTATGGTATTATCCATTTCGATTCTCCTGATAAGCGAGGAATTGATGTAGGCTTGTTGTATAAACAAGATATTTTTCAACCGCACAGTTTTTCAAAACATCCGTTGTTTATATATAATGGAGATAAAAGAGTCTACACAAGAGATCAGTTATTGGTTTCTGGAGTGTTAGATGGTGAAGAGATACATATTATTGTAAATCACTGGCCATCGCGTAGTGGCGGAGAAGCGAGAAGCAGACCAAAACGTGTGAAAGCCGCAGAATTGAATAAACGTATTATTGATTCGTTACAAAACGTTGATAAGAATGCAAAGATCTTTACCATTGGCGATATGAACGATGATCCTTTTAACGCAAGTATGAAAGATGTACTGAAAACTAAAGATGATCGTGAAGATGTGAAAGGAAAAGATTTGTTTAACCCAATGGGCGGAATGGCCAAGAGCGGAAATGGAACGTTGGCATATAGAGATGGTTGGAATTTGTTTGATCAAATTATATTTACAGCGCCATTGTTAGAGAAAGATTATTCTGAGTATCGCTATTATAAAGCGGGAATTTATAATAAAACATATTTATCTAATAAGCGTGGACGTTATAAAGGCTATCCTTTCAGAAGTTTTTCTAGCGGAAGTTATACAGGTGGTTATAGTGACCATTTTCCTGTGTATGTGCATTTGATTAAAGAAGTTAAATAA
- a CDS encoding DUF5689 domain-containing protein: MKANKIFSLIAVLGIMGLAITSCVQDDEFAIPSGTTTVDPGLTANATFSNMVARYQQAVNSGDDIALIALDEAEIIIEGYVVSSDQAGNFFEELVIQNKKDASDPAADPRLGFRVDINQSALFNSYEFGRKVYIRMNGLAIGLENGVYAIGKANGNDIDQIQSFELLDFVIRGAEVATIEPKVTTVGDLTEADENTFIQLQDAQFRLNQLGLTYAGEASDSFDGFRSIEECVAGGSIALQTSTFADFKSLTIDENKGTIQGVFTRDFGDDTNVLVLNTLADINFTETTRCDPDILNCQGPVSSAVTVFEQDFETITNEAQLDALGWTNVNVSGGSERYEDGSFSGDRYMVISAFGTGEDPMEVWLVTPTINLDATTQEELTFNVSANFETGTILEVYVSTDFTGDPTTAEWALLDANIPVGSGGFGSFVGSDINISCLDGDVHIGFKYLGAAGGAETRYHIDDVKVTGM, encoded by the coding sequence ATGAAAGCAAATAAAATTTTTAGTCTAATAGCTGTCTTAGGAATTATGGGATTAGCTATTACTTCTTGTGTTCAAGACGATGAATTTGCAATTCCTTCAGGAACAACAACTGTAGATCCAGGATTAACTGCAAACGCTACTTTTAGTAATATGGTAGCACGATACCAACAAGCGGTGAACAGTGGAGACGACATTGCACTAATTGCGCTTGACGAAGCTGAAATCATCATTGAAGGATATGTAGTATCTAGCGATCAAGCTGGAAACTTCTTTGAAGAATTAGTAATTCAAAACAAAAAAGATGCATCTGATCCTGCGGCTGATCCAAGATTAGGATTCCGTGTAGATATCAACCAATCTGCTTTATTCAACAGTTACGAATTTGGTAGAAAAGTATATATCAGAATGAACGGTTTAGCGATCGGATTAGAAAATGGAGTATACGCTATTGGAAAAGCAAATGGTAACGACATCGATCAAATTCAATCATTTGAATTGTTAGATTTCGTAATACGTGGAGCAGAAGTAGCTACGATTGAGCCAAAAGTAACAACAGTTGGCGATTTAACGGAAGCTGATGAAAATACATTCATTCAATTACAAGATGCACAATTCCGATTAAACCAATTAGGATTAACCTATGCAGGTGAAGCTTCTGATAGTTTTGATGGATTCAGAAGTATTGAAGAATGTGTTGCTGGTGGATCAATTGCATTACAAACAAGTACGTTTGCTGATTTCAAATCATTAACAATAGATGAAAACAAAGGAACAATTCAAGGAGTTTTCACAAGAGATTTCGGAGATGATACAAATGTATTAGTATTGAATACGCTTGCAGATATTAACTTTACAGAAACTACACGTTGCGATCCAGATATCTTAAACTGTCAAGGACCAGTTTCTAGTGCTGTAACTGTATTTGAACAAGATTTCGAAACAATTACAAACGAAGCACAATTAGATGCTTTAGGATGGACAAACGTAAACGTTTCAGGTGGTTCTGAGCGTTATGAAGATGGTTCATTCAGTGGAGATAGATACATGGTAATATCTGCTTTCGGTACAGGAGAAGATCCTATGGAAGTTTGGTTAGTAACACCGACAATCAACTTAGATGCTACAACGCAAGAAGAATTAACTTTTAACGTTTCTGCAAACTTTGAAACAGGAACAATCTTAGAAGTATATGTTTCAACAGATTTTACTGGAGATCCAACAACAGCAGAATGGGCTTTACTAGATGCAAACATTCCAGTTGGAAGCGGCGGATTTGGTTCATTTGTAGGTTCTGATATAAACATCTCATGTTTAGATGGAGATGTACATATTGGATTTAAGTACTTAGGTGCTGCAGGTGGAGCAGAAACAAGATACCACATTGACGATGTAAAAGTAACAGGAATGTAA
- a CDS encoding TonB-dependent receptor produces MKKLIFLFGLLSVWFVSGQNTITGKVIDANTDDAVQNVLVSVARNNNIEVTTDASGVFKLTNIAAGEVDVTFTKDGYSILRMPVTVIDGQAIDLGTILLKRFVQEDVTLISLTDDELNDDSTAADNISGLLQSSRDIYLRTAAFEFGSTFFRVRGLDSENGTVLINGVKMNKQFNGRPQWSNWGGLNDVVRNQELTNGLSANDNTFGGILGTTNINTRASEYREGGRVTYSSSNRSYTNRLMATYSSGLLESGWAYTVSAGRRWGDEGFNDGTFYDANSLFVSVEKKLNDKHSLNFTGMYAPNRRGQSSANTQEVWDLKGIEYNDYWGYQDGKKRNSRVRRVVEPILMLNHYWDIAENTRLQTNVAYQFGEQGRSRIDFGGTDLDVSGFPIGSGANPSPTYYQKLPSFFARNNPENPGLEFGAQQQFINDGQLNWVALYAANQSNLVAGGNAVNIVYEDRTDDKQFIANTILNTAINDNITLNAGASFTSLTSENFAEVTDLLGGRSYLDVDNFADDFIGNPNSVQNDVRNPNRLVTVGDRFKYNFEIQSNTIGGFAQAQFKYKKVDFFVAASVENTTYQRNGIYQNGGFANNSFGEGEQQSFTGIGAKGGLTYKLTGRHVFDFNAGYITKAPSIRNTFSNSRENHNIVPNISEEKITSFDASYIYRSPIVKARLTGYYTKMEDANEISFFFADGIGGDNQAFVQEILQGVDKRHIGAEFGIEVQATSTIKLKGVASLGQYTYDNNPDLYLSSEDFEDGTRYLGKSTLKDYRIAGGPQRAFSAGFEYRDPDYWWFGATTNFFSNAYIDVSPLQRSSNFYTDFDGQVFNDYDPEAARELLRQEQFDDYMLVNLIGGKSWKLGDYYVGLFASINNVFGKEYKTGGFEQGRNANFRELRDDSALETRVFGNRYWYGRGRTYFLNLYFRF; encoded by the coding sequence ATGAAAAAACTTATTTTTTTATTTGGATTGCTATCAGTTTGGTTTGTCAGCGGACAAAACACAATTACAGGTAAAGTAATTGACGCCAATACAGATGATGCTGTCCAAAATGTTTTGGTTTCAGTTGCACGTAACAATAACATAGAAGTTACTACGGATGCATCTGGAGTCTTTAAGTTAACAAATATTGCAGCGGGTGAAGTGGATGTAACATTCACTAAAGATGGATACTCAATTTTGAGAATGCCAGTAACCGTTATTGATGGTCAAGCAATTGACTTAGGAACAATTTTGTTAAAAAGATTCGTCCAGGAAGATGTTACACTAATATCTTTAACTGATGATGAATTAAATGATGATTCTACAGCAGCAGACAACATCTCAGGACTATTACAATCGTCAAGAGATATCTATTTAAGAACTGCCGCGTTTGAATTTGGTTCTACTTTCTTTAGAGTAAGAGGATTAGATTCTGAGAATGGAACAGTACTTATTAATGGTGTTAAAATGAACAAACAGTTCAATGGAAGACCACAATGGAGTAACTGGGGAGGATTAAATGATGTCGTAAGAAATCAAGAACTTACGAATGGACTAAGCGCTAACGACAATACTTTTGGCGGAATCTTAGGAACAACAAATATCAATACCAGAGCTTCTGAATACAGAGAAGGTGGTAGAGTAACGTATTCGTCATCTAACAGAAGTTATACCAACAGACTTATGGCAACATATTCTTCTGGTTTACTTGAAAGTGGATGGGCTTACACGGTTTCTGCCGGAAGAAGATGGGGAGATGAAGGTTTTAACGACGGTACTTTCTACGACGCAAATTCTTTATTCGTTTCAGTTGAAAAGAAATTAAATGACAAGCATAGCCTAAACTTTACAGGAATGTATGCGCCAAACAGAAGAGGACAATCTTCAGCAAACACACAAGAAGTGTGGGATCTAAAAGGAATTGAGTACAATGACTATTGGGGATATCAAGATGGTAAAAAACGGAACTCACGTGTTCGTAGAGTTGTGGAACCAATCTTAATGCTAAACCATTATTGGGATATTGCAGAAAATACTAGATTACAAACAAATGTTGCGTACCAATTTGGTGAGCAAGGTAGAAGTCGTATTGACTTTGGAGGAACTGACTTAGATGTTAGCGGATTTCCAATTGGAAGTGGCGCAAACCCAAGTCCAACATACTACCAAAAATTACCGAGTTTCTTTGCACGAAACAATCCTGAAAATCCAGGATTAGAATTTGGAGCACAACAGCAATTTATCAATGACGGACAACTTAATTGGGTAGCATTATACGCTGCAAACCAAAGTAACTTAGTTGCTGGTGGAAATGCAGTAAATATTGTATACGAAGATAGAACGGATGATAAGCAATTCATAGCAAACACAATCTTAAACACAGCAATCAACGATAATATTACGTTAAATGCTGGTGCAAGCTTTACATCATTAACCTCTGAAAACTTTGCAGAAGTTACAGATTTACTTGGTGGAAGATCCTATTTAGATGTGGACAACTTTGCGGATGATTTTATTGGAAACCCAAACAGCGTACAAAACGATGTTAGAAATCCAAACAGATTGGTTACTGTCGGAGATCGTTTCAAATACAACTTCGAAATTCAATCAAATACAATTGGAGGATTTGCACAAGCACAATTCAAATACAAAAAAGTAGATTTCTTTGTAGCTGCTAGTGTTGAAAACACAACATACCAACGTAACGGTATCTACCAAAATGGAGGTTTTGCCAATAACTCTTTTGGAGAAGGCGAACAACAATCATTTACAGGAATTGGAGCAAAAGGTGGATTGACTTATAAATTAACAGGTCGTCACGTATTTGATTTCAATGCTGGTTACATAACAAAAGCACCATCAATCCGTAACACATTCTCTAACTCTAGAGAAAATCATAATATTGTACCAAACATCAGTGAAGAAAAAATTACTTCGTTTGATGCAAGTTACATCTACAGATCTCCAATAGTAAAAGCTAGATTAACTGGTTATTACACAAAAATGGAAGATGCAAACGAAATCTCTTTCTTCTTTGCAGATGGAATTGGTGGAGACAATCAAGCGTTTGTTCAAGAAATTTTACAAGGTGTTGACAAAAGACACATAGGAGCTGAATTTGGAATTGAAGTACAAGCAACTTCTACTATAAAGTTAAAAGGTGTAGCATCGTTAGGACAATATACATATGATAACAATCCTGATTTATACTTATCTTCTGAAGATTTTGAAGATGGAACTCGTTACTTAGGAAAATCTACCTTAAAAGATTACAGAATTGCTGGTGGACCGCAAAGAGCGTTTTCAGCAGGATTTGAATATAGAGATCCAGATTACTGGTGGTTTGGAGCTACTACGAATTTCTTCTCTAATGCATATATCGACGTAAGTCCATTACAAAGAAGTAGCAACTTCTACACAGATTTTGATGGACAAGTGTTTAATGATTACGATCCAGAAGCGGCACGTGAATTATTAAGACAAGAACAATTTGACGATTACATGCTTGTAAACCTTATTGGTGGAAAATCATGGAAGTTAGGAGACTACTATGTTGGTCTTTTTGCAAGTATCAACAACGTATTTGGAAAAGAATACAAAACTGGAGGTTTTGAGCAAGGAAGAAATGCGAATTTCAGAGAACTAAGAGACGATTCTGCACTAGAAACAAGAGTATTTGGAAACAGATATTGGTACGGTAGAGGAAGAACTTATTTCTTAAACTTATATTTTAGATTCTAA
- a CDS encoding TonB-dependent receptor, whose translation MKTINNLFLIVAMFLVTSVAFSQGTITGKVVDSETGPLPGASVVVKGTTNGASTDFDGKFRLNVKSATGTIEVSYVGFGTKTVTFNVTSGTKDIGTITLVSNNSLDEVVIVGIVDIAKERETPVAVSTIRAEEIVERLGNQELPELLNATPSVYATKSGGGFGDSRINIRGFDQRNTAVLVNGVPVNDMENGAVYWSNWTGLADVASAIQIQRGLGSSKLAISSVGGTLNIVTKTTERNEGGFVGTTLGNDNYLKTIASYSTGRMESGFAFTGLFSRTAGDGYINGTAFEGYNYFLGFGWTDENRKHDIQFTATGAPQVHNQRTTSFFNAATIAQYQQFGDKYNFNHGTLNGEEFNWRRNFYHKPVLSLNWDWNISDDTKLSTVGYASFGRGGGTGDIGRLPGFNFANSDLYRSPTNGEVQWDKIVQYNSGQLTTFPNGETLQRNDQENGLFINDSRDNGISRRASINSHNWFGLLANLNTRINDNLTLDVGFDARSYKGFHYRRLDNLLGADAYRDDSDVNNPDRVLTNTYASDFGSILNVFKDIDDEDKINYYNIGYVRWLGLFGQLEYKKDAISAFVQFSGSNQGFSREDLFRETVAAGQRTDWENILGGTVKGGLNYNIDENHNVFANAGYYTKQPSFDAVYLSNTNTLNDDYRNEKVFGAELGYGYKSEKLNVSVNLYRTSWTDRYSSISSRFDVNNTPTDSSDDEQGTTSLQGLEQIHMGAELEFTYKPVHMLTFRGMASFGNWEYGGNVAGPAFDQNNTVIGENKLFLDGVKVGNAAQTTMRLAAIVEPVERLKFDIAWYRADNLYADINAEDFDEVDHQGSLQLPAYTLFEGGMSYKWLVGKEKENNIFFRINVNNLFNTTYLAESQTNIFANPGDNTYDGIDTANKAFFGFGRTWNFSLRYTF comes from the coding sequence ATGAAAACGATTAACAATTTGTTTTTAATAGTAGCGATGTTCTTAGTAACATCAGTTGCTTTTTCTCAGGGAACAATTACAGGTAAAGTGGTAGATTCTGAAACAGGACCATTACCAGGAGCAAGTGTAGTTGTGAAAGGAACAACAAATGGAGCATCAACCGACTTTGATGGGAAATTTAGATTAAATGTAAAGAGTGCTACGGGTACAATTGAAGTATCATACGTAGGATTTGGAACAAAAACTGTTACATTCAATGTAACTAGTGGAACAAAAGATATTGGAACTATTACGTTAGTTTCTAATAATTCTCTTGACGAAGTAGTAATTGTTGGTATAGTTGATATCGCGAAAGAGCGCGAAACTCCTGTAGCAGTATCTACTATTAGAGCTGAAGAAATTGTTGAAAGATTGGGTAACCAAGAACTTCCAGAATTATTAAATGCCACACCTTCTGTGTATGCTACGAAATCTGGTGGAGGATTTGGAGATTCAAGAATTAACATTCGTGGATTTGATCAAAGAAACACGGCAGTATTAGTAAACGGAGTTCCTGTAAACGACATGGAAAACGGAGCTGTATACTGGAGTAACTGGACTGGTTTAGCTGATGTTGCTTCTGCAATTCAGATTCAAAGAGGTTTAGGTTCTTCTAAATTAGCAATATCTTCTGTAGGTGGTACATTAAACATTGTAACAAAAACTACAGAAAGAAATGAAGGTGGATTTGTTGGAACTACATTAGGGAACGATAACTATCTTAAAACAATTGCTTCTTATTCTACAGGAAGAATGGAAAGTGGATTTGCATTTACTGGATTATTCAGTAGAACTGCAGGAGACGGTTACATTAACGGAACTGCTTTTGAAGGATACAACTATTTCTTAGGATTTGGATGGACTGACGAAAACAGAAAACATGATATTCAATTTACTGCAACTGGTGCGCCACAGGTTCACAACCAAAGAACAACAAGTTTCTTTAACGCAGCAACAATTGCACAATATCAACAATTTGGTGACAAGTATAACTTTAACCATGGAACATTAAATGGTGAAGAGTTTAACTGGAGAAGAAACTTTTACCACAAACCAGTATTATCATTAAACTGGGATTGGAACATTTCTGACGACACTAAATTATCTACAGTAGGATACGCTTCTTTTGGTAGAGGTGGAGGAACTGGAGACATCGGAAGATTACCAGGATTCAACTTTGCAAACAGTGACCTTTATAGAAGTCCAACAAATGGTGAAGTACAGTGGGACAAAATTGTACAGTACAACAGTGGTCAACTTACAACATTTCCTAATGGAGAAACTCTTCAGAGAAATGATCAGGAAAATGGTTTATTTATTAACGACAGTAGAGACAATGGTATCTCTAGAAGAGCTTCTATAAACTCTCATAACTGGTTTGGTTTATTAGCAAACTTAAACACAAGAATCAACGATAACTTAACGTTAGATGTTGGATTTGATGCAAGAAGCTACAAAGGATTCCATTACAGAAGACTAGATAATCTATTAGGTGCTGATGCATATAGAGATGATTCAGATGTAAACAATCCTGACAGAGTATTAACAAACACATATGCTTCTGATTTTGGTTCTATCCTTAACGTGTTTAAAGATATTGATGATGAAGATAAAATCAACTACTACAATATAGGATATGTACGTTGGTTAGGTTTATTTGGTCAGTTAGAATATAAGAAAGATGCAATTTCTGCTTTCGTACAATTCTCTGGGTCAAACCAAGGATTTAGTAGAGAAGATTTATTTAGAGAAACAGTTGCAGCTGGACAACGTACTGATTGGGAAAACATTCTAGGAGGAACAGTAAAAGGTGGATTGAACTACAACATTGACGAAAACCATAACGTATTCGCTAATGCTGGATATTACACAAAACAACCTTCATTTGATGCTGTATATCTTAGTAATACAAATACTCTAAATGATGACTACAGAAATGAAAAAGTATTCGGAGCTGAATTAGGATACGGATATAAGTCTGAAAAATTAAATGTAAGCGTAAACCTTTACAGAACTTCTTGGACAGATAGATACTCTTCAATCTCAAGTAGATTTGATGTAAACAATACACCAACGGACTCTTCTGATGATGAGCAAGGAACTACAAGTTTACAAGGTTTAGAGCAAATCCACATGGGAGCTGAATTAGAATTCACTTACAAACCAGTCCACATGTTAACATTCAGAGGAATGGCTTCTTTTGGAAACTGGGAATATGGTGGAAATGTTGCAGGTCCTGCATTTGACCAAAACAATACTGTAATTGGAGAAAACAAATTATTCTTAGATGGTGTTAAAGTTGGAAACGCTGCACAAACAACAATGCGTTTAGCTGCAATTGTTGAGCCAGTAGAGCGTTTAAAATTCGATATCGCTTGGTACAGAGCTGATAACTTATACGCAGACATCAACGCTGAAGATTTTGATGAGGTAGATCATCAAGGTTCTTTACAATTACCAGCTTACACATTATTTGAAGGTGGTATGTCATACAAGTGGTTAGTTGGAAAAGAAAAAGAAAACAATATCTTTTTCAGAATCAACGTAAACAACTTATTCAATACAACGTATTTAGCTGAATCGCAAACAAACATTTTTGCGAATCCAGGAGACAATACGTATGATGGAATTGACACAGCAAACAAAGCATTCTTCGGATTTGGAAGAACATGGAACTTTAGCTTACGTTATACATTCTAA
- a CDS encoding peptidoglycan DD-metalloendopeptidase family protein, with translation MRIGKILLLALLVVGFNACKETKEEKKEIVQIEAPVPDPMEFGFNLNDYIVVKDTVRNGDSFGKILEKNNIGYGTVFNIVEQTKDTFDISKIVAGKPYTLLCTKGDSLQRPECFIYQPNSIDYVVIKFKDSINAYKESKPVKIVQKEVSGIITSSLSGALDDAGLSQRLAFDMSDIYAWTIDFFRLQKGDQFKLIYTEKYINDTTFVGIDRIHAAYFKHNNEPFYAFEFETDSVKQIVDYYDENAKNLRRAFLKAPVVFKNVRISSRYNLRRRIKLYGNRIRAHKGTDFAAPRGTPIISTANGVVVESARRGGNGNYVKVKHNSTYTTQYLHMNKRKAKVGDFVKQGDVIGWVGMTGNTSGPHVCYRFWKNGKQVDPFKQKLPDADPIDDKLKIAYLKHIEPLKVQIDSIKIQPPKPAEEELTQQAVTALK, from the coding sequence ATGAGAATCGGAAAAATTTTACTGCTTGCATTATTAGTAGTAGGTTTCAATGCGTGTAAAGAAACCAAAGAAGAAAAAAAAGAAATTGTACAAATAGAAGCGCCAGTTCCTGATCCGATGGAATTTGGGTTTAACTTAAACGACTATATAGTTGTAAAAGATACCGTAAGAAATGGCGATAGTTTTGGGAAAATTCTAGAAAAAAATAATATCGGATATGGCACTGTTTTCAATATTGTTGAACAAACAAAAGATACATTTGATATCAGTAAAATTGTTGCTGGAAAACCATATACATTACTTTGTACAAAAGGAGATTCTTTGCAGCGACCAGAATGTTTCATCTATCAACCAAACAGTATTGATTATGTAGTGATAAAATTTAAAGATTCTATCAATGCATACAAGGAAAGCAAACCTGTAAAAATTGTACAAAAAGAAGTTTCAGGCATCATTACAAGTTCATTATCTGGCGCGTTAGATGACGCAGGATTAAGTCAGCGATTGGCATTTGATATGTCAGATATTTACGCATGGACTATTGACTTTTTTAGACTTCAAAAAGGAGATCAATTCAAATTAATTTATACCGAAAAATATATAAATGATACCACTTTCGTGGGAATTGACAGAATACACGCGGCATACTTTAAACACAACAATGAACCGTTTTATGCCTTTGAATTTGAAACAGATAGCGTAAAACAAATTGTTGATTATTACGATGAAAACGCTAAAAACTTACGCAGAGCTTTCTTAAAAGCGCCCGTTGTTTTCAAGAACGTACGCATTTCATCACGTTACAACTTACGAAGACGCATCAAACTATACGGAAACCGAATCAGAGCACACAAAGGAACTGACTTTGCTGCGCCACGCGGAACACCAATTATCTCAACAGCCAATGGAGTTGTGGTTGAATCTGCCCGTAGAGGCGGAAACGGAAATTATGTAAAAGTAAAACACAACAGTACATACACGACGCAATACTTGCACATGAATAAGCGGAAGGCAAAAGTGGGCGACTTTGTAAAACAAGGAGACGTAATTGGTTGGGTTGGAATGACAGGAAACACTTCGGGGCCGCATGTATGTTACCGTTTCTGGAAAAATGGAAAGCAAGTAGATCCATTTAAACAAAAATTACCAGATGCGGATCCAATAGATGACAAACTAAAAATAGCGTATTTAAAACACATTGAGCCGTTAAAAGTTCAAATTGACAGTATCAAAATACAACCTCCAAAACCGGCGGAAGAAGAACTCACACAACAAGCAGTAACTGCACTAAAATAA
- the pgi gene encoding glucose-6-phosphate isomerase produces MLTNINPTETEVWKRLQEHFYATKSFEIKEHFKTDAERADRFSIHWKDFYVDYSKNRISQETMDLLLELATEMNLKENIQKYFDGDIINETEGREVLHTALREKENAKVYVDGKNIIPEIYEVKQKIKQFSNAIISGTKKGHTEKAFTDVVNIGIGGSDLGPAMVTEALLHYKNHLNVHFVSNVDGDHVQEVIKNLNPETTLFVIVSKTFTTQETLTNAMTIRKWFLTHASEEAVAKHFVAVSTNLEKIQEFGIASENVFPMWNWVGGRFSLWSAVGLSISLATGYDNFDKLLAGANDMDAHFKNTEFDQNIPVVLALLSIWYNNFYGAESEAIIPYTQYLHRFSAYLQQGIMESNGKSVDRKGNRVNYETGTLIWGEPGTNSQHAFFQLIHQGTKLIPADFIGYVHSLKNDKDHHEKLMANYFAQTEALLNGKTKEEVLAELKSSGMEASQIEKLLPYKIFEGNKPTNTILIDKLTPKSLGALIALYEHKIFVQGVIWNIFSYDQWGVELGKQLATKILKDIKGDEIAKHDASTANLLRFFKKNRK; encoded by the coding sequence ATGTTAACAAACATAAATCCCACAGAAACTGAAGTTTGGAAAAGACTTCAGGAGCATTTCTATGCAACGAAATCGTTTGAGATAAAAGAACATTTTAAAACCGATGCGGAAAGAGCAGATCGCTTTTCCATTCACTGGAAAGATTTTTATGTGGATTATTCTAAAAATAGAATTTCGCAAGAAACGATGGATTTATTGTTGGAGTTGGCAACTGAGATGAACCTTAAAGAAAACATTCAAAAATACTTTGACGGCGATATCATTAATGAAACAGAAGGTAGAGAAGTGTTGCATACCGCTTTGCGCGAAAAAGAAAACGCAAAAGTATATGTTGACGGTAAAAACATTATTCCTGAAATCTACGAAGTTAAGCAAAAAATAAAGCAATTTTCAAATGCAATTATTTCTGGAACTAAAAAAGGACATACCGAAAAAGCCTTTACAGATGTTGTGAATATTGGAATTGGCGGTTCTGATTTAGGACCTGCAATGGTAACGGAAGCGTTGTTACATTATAAAAATCATTTAAATGTACACTTTGTATCTAATGTTGATGGCGATCATGTGCAAGAAGTGATCAAAAATCTAAATCCTGAAACGACGTTGTTTGTTATTGTTTCCAAAACATTTACAACGCAAGAAACCTTGACAAATGCAATGACTATTAGAAAATGGTTTTTAACGCATGCGTCTGAGGAAGCTGTTGCAAAACACTTTGTAGCGGTTTCTACTAATTTGGAAAAAATACAGGAATTTGGAATCGCTTCTGAAAACGTATTTCCAATGTGGAATTGGGTTGGCGGACGTTTCTCGCTTTGGAGCGCTGTTGGTTTATCGATCAGTTTGGCAACAGGTTATGATAATTTTGACAAATTATTAGCTGGTGCGAATGATATGGACGCGCATTTTAAAAATACGGAGTTCGATCAGAATATTCCTGTTGTACTAGCTTTGTTGAGTATTTGGTATAACAATTTTTACGGAGCAGAAAGTGAAGCAATTATTCCGTACACACAATACTTACATCGTTTTTCGGCATATCTGCAACAAGGAATTATGGAAAGCAATGGTAAAAGTGTGGACAGAAAAGGAAATCGTGTCAACTACGAAACCGGAACTTTAATTTGGGGAGAACCTGGAACCAATTCGCAACACGCGTTTTTTCAACTCATTCATCAAGGAACAAAATTGATTCCTGCGGATTTCATTGGCTATGTGCATTCTTTAAAGAACGATAAAGATCATCATGAAAAATTGATGGCAAACTATTTTGCACAAACGGAAGCTTTATTAAACGGAAAAACAAAAGAAGAAGTCCTAGCAGAATTAAAATCTTCAGGAATGGAAGCTTCTCAAATAGAAAAATTACTTCCATATAAAATATTTGAAGGAAATAAGCCAACAAATACGATTTTAATTGATAAACTTACGCCAAAAAGTTTAGGTGCATTAATTGCATTATACGAGCATAAAATATTTGTACAAGGAGTTATTTGGAATATTTTTAGTTATGATCAATGGGGAGTTGAACTTGGAAAACAACTCGCTACTAAAATTTTGAAAGATATTAAAGGAGACGAAATTGCTAAACATGATGCTTCAACAGCTAATCTTTTAAGATTCTTCAAAAAAAACAGGAAATAA